The following proteins are co-located in the Desulfovibrio intestinalis genome:
- a CDS encoding PEP/pyruvate-binding domain-containing protein: MPLSRLLVFFSRSAKRAVSGTASDSEAEHYFALRHHSFKLFLTAWNTFQETMTALEYTLCCDHPFGLYRVRALCTSMATQVFQCVKQLERLDPGPCEALYARFGELQKMVADDVYEPELCLLGPLVLPLDENTDIEALSGQGEFPLVDPVTLRLEEVRRCHPHLVPKGFVITMAGCQHFLQSAELQSEINRRIQAAGGLAPKHLAKLSRSLGQLVEDTPLPLDLIEDICSALARLRASCPQEGMRLVLRGRLWPPEARGSDDPGLILWGPSVPLNAPDEEILHAVHITLARKQRAQALVYRRARGLTEAGTGVCISCMAVEDGAWGGLAHSCSPVRAHGEQVHIYASHGLPQELDYSVLPADHATVDRRPPHEIISLTSPDNAVRPALDADTAKDIATLALEMEAYLSCPVSISWVRTPQGELRLLLVRPIPLPVDAVDMPPVLPEVHASLRLSGGYTVSPGRVAGTVCVARRWEDARRFPPGGILVVPDDNYRWGALMDRAAGIIAEEGLAGSRLASLAREFGKPVIFGLAGAMDTLKNGQRITLCSDICQVYVDRQESLLPNVPPGRDYMPGSPVYRILQKASARILPLTMDVDSPEFKAANCQTYHDIARYCHERAVSAMFSLGAEKKYAPQRVKQLRDKVLKQFWVVNLSDGFLTVPSGPVIDIEQIASVPMRALWHGMNAYPWQGPPPVDGKGFLSVLFEATANPNLDPAAQTAYFSEKNYFMISRDYCSLHSRFGFHFVSVEARLGDRTPENYLTFHLRGGAANIERRILRVRFVAEILWEFGFAPMVRNDAVSATLKGMDREEGELLLAIAGYMTIHTRQLDMIMQDAAQVAARREEMLNHCRMLFRGESLSQATTDVEEKQPCP, from the coding sequence ATGCCTCTTTCACGCCTTTTGGTTTTTTTTTCGCGATCCGCCAAGCGCGCCGTCAGTGGCACGGCTTCCGACAGTGAGGCCGAGCACTATTTTGCTCTGCGCCATCATTCCTTCAAGCTGTTTTTAACGGCATGGAATACCTTTCAGGAAACCATGACCGCTCTTGAATACACATTGTGTTGCGACCATCCTTTTGGCCTTTACCGGGTGCGCGCGCTGTGCACCAGCATGGCAACTCAGGTTTTTCAATGCGTCAAACAGCTTGAAAGGCTTGATCCCGGCCCCTGCGAAGCTTTGTATGCCCGCTTTGGCGAACTTCAGAAAATGGTTGCCGATGATGTGTATGAGCCGGAGCTGTGCCTTCTTGGGCCGCTGGTGCTTCCGCTTGATGAAAATACAGATATTGAAGCGCTTTCAGGTCAGGGCGAATTTCCTCTGGTAGACCCGGTAACGTTGCGGCTTGAAGAGGTGCGCCGTTGCCATCCCCATTTGGTGCCCAAGGGATTTGTCATCACAATGGCCGGGTGCCAGCATTTCTTGCAGAGCGCTGAATTGCAGAGCGAGATCAATCGCCGTATCCAGGCGGCGGGTGGGCTTGCGCCCAAGCATCTTGCCAAGCTTTCACGCAGTCTTGGGCAATTGGTGGAGGATACGCCACTGCCGCTGGATCTGATTGAGGATATTTGCTCTGCGCTGGCACGCCTGCGCGCTTCTTGCCCGCAAGAGGGCATGCGTCTGGTATTGCGTGGCCGTTTGTGGCCGCCAGAAGCGCGCGGCAGCGATGATCCCGGCCTGATCCTCTGGGGGCCATCTGTTCCCCTGAATGCTCCTGATGAAGAAATATTGCACGCGGTTCATATCACTCTGGCACGCAAGCAACGTGCCCAGGCGCTGGTTTATCGGCGCGCGCGAGGCCTTACAGAGGCTGGAACAGGCGTGTGCATCTCCTGCATGGCTGTGGAGGACGGCGCGTGGGGCGGGCTGGCTCATTCGTGCAGTCCCGTGCGTGCGCATGGCGAGCAGGTTCATATCTATGCCAGCCACGGCCTGCCACAAGAGCTGGATTATTCCGTCCTGCCTGCAGACCACGCCACGGTAGACAGGCGGCCTCCTCATGAAATTATCAGCCTGACCAGCCCTGACAATGCGGTTCGCCCCGCGCTGGATGCGGATACGGCCAAGGATATAGCCACCCTGGCTCTTGAGATGGAAGCGTACCTCAGTTGCCCTGTTTCCATTTCCTGGGTGCGCACCCCGCAAGGGGAGTTGCGTTTGCTGCTGGTTCGTCCCATTCCCCTGCCAGTAGACGCTGTGGACATGCCGCCAGTGCTGCCCGAAGTGCACGCCAGCCTGCGCCTTTCAGGCGGGTATACTGTGAGTCCCGGCAGAGTGGCGGGAACGGTTTGCGTGGCGCGCCGATGGGAGGATGCCCGGCGCTTCCCGCCAGGCGGCATTCTGGTAGTGCCTGACGACAATTATCGATGGGGGGCCTTGATGGACCGCGCTGCGGGCATCATTGCCGAAGAAGGCTTGGCTGGTTCTCGGTTGGCTTCTCTGGCGCGTGAATTTGGCAAGCCGGTCATTTTCGGTCTGGCTGGCGCAATGGACACGCTGAAGAACGGGCAGAGGATCACCCTGTGTTCCGACATCTGTCAGGTGTATGTGGACAGGCAGGAATCACTTTTGCCCAATGTGCCTCCGGGGCGCGACTACATGCCGGGCAGCCCTGTGTACCGCATTTTGCAAAAGGCTTCGGCCCGCATCCTGCCCCTGACTATGGATGTGGACAGCCCGGAATTCAAGGCAGCCAACTGCCAGACCTATCACGACATCGCCCGCTATTGTCATGAAAGGGCGGTGAGTGCCATGTTTTCCCTTGGGGCGGAAAAAAAGTATGCCCCGCAGCGCGTAAAACAGTTGCGCGACAAGGTTCTCAAGCAGTTCTGGGTTGTGAACCTCAGCGACGGTTTTCTCACTGTGCCCTCAGGCCCGGTGATTGATATTGAACAAATTGCTTCCGTGCCCATGCGTGCTCTCTGGCACGGCATGAATGCCTATCCCTGGCAGGGGCCGCCGCCTGTGGATGGCAAGGGTTTTTTGTCTGTGCTTTTTGAGGCAACGGCCAATCCCAATCTGGACCCTGCGGCTCAAACAGCTTATTTTTCAGAAAAAAACTATTTCATGATCTCGCGCGACTATTGCAGCCTGCATTCGCGCTTTGGTTTTCATTTTGTGTCCGTCGAGGCACGCCTTGGAGACCGCACGCCTGAGAATTACCTCACCTTCCATCTGCGCGGCGGCGCGGCCAACATTGAGCGGCGTATTTTGCGCGTACGCTTTGTGGCAGAAATTTTATGGGAATTCGGGTTTGCGCCAATGGTGCGTAACGATGCGGTCAGCGCCACACTCAAGGGGATGGACCGCGAAGAAGGCGAACTGCTGCTGGCTATCGCCGGGTACATGACCATCCACACCCGGCAGCTGGACATGATTATGCAGGATGCCGCTCAAGTTGCCGCACGACGCGAGGAAATGCTGAACCACTGCCGCATGCTGTTCAGAGGGGAAAGCCTGTCGCAGGCCACCACCGATGTGGAGGAAAAGCAACCATGTCCGTAG
- a CDS encoding response regulator: protein MRALFVDDELEFLELMQKRLARRGMEVVTAPDGQTALELVSQAVDSGAEPFNIVIMDVRMPGMDGLETLRHMKQKAPRLPVILLTGHACMGVAVEGLDLGAYDYMLKPVAISELIIKMEEAVRSAV, encoded by the coding sequence ATGCGCGCATTGTTTGTTGATGATGAACTGGAATTTCTTGAACTGATGCAGAAGCGCCTTGCCCGGCGTGGAATGGAAGTTGTTACTGCGCCAGACGGGCAAACGGCTCTTGAGCTGGTGAGTCAGGCTGTGGACTCGGGTGCCGAGCCTTTCAATATTGTCATCATGGACGTGCGCATGCCGGGCATGGACGGTCTTGAAACGCTGCGCCACATGAAGCAAAAAGCCCCTAGGTTGCCAGTCATCCTGCTGACTGGGCATGCCTGTATGGGGGTAGCCGTTGAAGGGCTTGATCTTGGCGCATATGACTACATGCTCAAGCCTGTAGCCATCAGTGAACTCATCATCAAGATGGAGGAAGCGGTTCGCTCCGCTGTGTAA
- a CDS encoding FliH/SctL family protein, with product MASDQLRKKWGTVFMGEREATVEQLDAMQEPLRRERMQQQQQEDYFVRVRAKAEERAREILGAAYAERQKVLDEAKVEAHELSRRLTHESETVRAQAQEEMKKAQAELDQALALKQEAQALRDGGHAEGFQAGMDQAGQELKEFRAEMGQALGAVLYALDSQRHSICESWRDELVLLMQEAVKAGTGWVLDEEHKNIMQSLVFEALNLLEDRATVTVRVHPDDEATVSDMFMAARERVPELQQWIVSGDASVERGGLLAESISGSVDCRREHYTELVNGIMSHLSLGSGQDDEQNSEALSQLVHQEAERIAAMAPAPEQPSPSDDLASPDDLTSPVDQPGAADHAEQLSTADSADPLNVNLPSEQPDEYSDMQPDQQFHATEELALEEDHQQPVPDAEALMVEEPELSSLASGTQPSSDMPSEVFAQNPSAHDSAHDSAGDVSDSAANAHSVADHMQPEHIPAEQTSAEQISAEHLDPQRNSDAEHPSAPAAATSAEIPAGPEHGADASGMPGHAANPAADVSPAQAETRGAAVPAPRSAVQVESPTLAELEDELFPLDAEDGLGLPEQSSSQDFDPSALADLIGHAEQGDHDSQDVFSQGGFLPGAEKGR from the coding sequence ATGGCGTCAGATCAGTTGCGCAAAAAATGGGGTACTGTCTTCATGGGTGAGCGCGAAGCCACCGTGGAGCAACTCGACGCCATGCAGGAGCCCCTGCGCCGTGAGCGCATGCAGCAACAGCAGCAGGAAGACTATTTTGTGCGTGTGCGCGCCAAGGCCGAGGAAAGGGCGCGCGAAATTCTTGGTGCTGCCTATGCAGAGCGGCAAAAAGTTCTGGATGAGGCCAAAGTTGAAGCTCATGAACTGAGCCGAAGGCTTACGCACGAGAGTGAAACCGTGCGGGCGCAGGCACAGGAAGAAATGAAAAAGGCCCAGGCGGAACTGGATCAGGCCCTGGCGCTGAAGCAGGAAGCGCAAGCCTTGCGTGACGGCGGACATGCTGAAGGCTTTCAGGCCGGTATGGATCAGGCAGGGCAGGAGCTCAAGGAATTTCGTGCAGAAATGGGGCAGGCCCTCGGGGCTGTACTGTATGCTTTGGACAGTCAACGCCACTCCATTTGCGAATCCTGGCGTGATGAGCTGGTTCTGCTCATGCAGGAGGCCGTTAAGGCTGGCACGGGCTGGGTTTTGGATGAAGAGCATAAAAACATAATGCAATCTTTGGTTTTTGAAGCTCTTAATCTTCTTGAAGATCGTGCCACTGTTACTGTGCGTGTACACCCCGACGATGAGGCCACTGTCAGTGATATGTTTATGGCCGCGCGTGAGCGCGTGCCAGAGTTGCAGCAGTGGATTGTCAGCGGCGACGCATCGGTGGAGCGTGGCGGACTTTTGGCCGAAAGCATTAGCGGCAGCGTTGACTGCCGCCGCGAGCATTATACGGAATTGGTCAATGGAATAATGTCGCACTTGAGCCTGGGGTCAGGGCAGGACGACGAACAGAACAGCGAAGCTCTCAGCCAGCTGGTGCACCAGGAGGCTGAGCGCATTGCCGCAATGGCTCCTGCGCCGGAGCAACCTTCACCGTCTGATGATCTCGCATCGCCTGATGATCTTACTTCGCCTGTTGACCAGCCCGGCGCGGCAGATCACGCAGAGCAGCTATCAACAGCCGACAGCGCTGATCCTCTGAATGTAAACTTGCCTTCCGAACAGCCTGACGAATATTCTGACATGCAGCCCGATCAGCAATTTCATGCTACAGAAGAACTGGCGCTGGAAGAAGATCATCAGCAGCCTGTGCCCGATGCGGAAGCCCTGATGGTGGAAGAGCCGGAGTTGTCATCTCTGGCGTCCGGTACACAACCGTCGTCTGACATGCCATCTGAGGTTTTTGCGCAGAATCCTTCCGCGCACGATTCGGCGCATGATTCTGCGGGAGACGTTTCTGACAGTGCGGCAAACGCGCATTCCGTTGCAGACCATATGCAGCCAGAGCATATCCCCGCTGAACAGACCTCCGCGGAACAGATTTCAGCTGAACATCTGGACCCGCAAAGAAATTCAGACGCCGAGCATCCTTCAGCTCCTGCAGCCGCAACTTCCGCTGAAATTCCGGCAGGGCCAGAGCACGGAGCGGATGCTTCCGGCATGCCCGGTCATGCAGCCAATCCCGCTGCAGATGTGTCCCCGGCACAGGCTGAAACCAGGGGGGCTGCTGTTCCGGCTCCCCGTAGCGCAGTGCAGGTTGAAAGTCCCACACTGGCTGAACTGGAAGACGAGCTTTTTCCCTTGGATGCGGAAGACGGGCTCGGCTTGCCGGAGCAGTCGTCCTCCCAAGATTTTGATCCTTCCGCTTTGGCGGATCTGATCGGCCACGCAGAGCAGGGCGATCATGACAGCCAGGACGTTTTTTCGCAGGGCGGGTTTCTGCCCGGTGCGGAAAAAGGCCGCTAG
- a CDS encoding PEP/pyruvate-binding domain-containing protein has product MALLKYLQRLLGREQPSEPDPAELALEEELKVRLRERCARFRRLLSANKRALEAMSEVEDRLSGAKPFGMDYVHAVSTRAVTAVFQMVRDLNALSDNSYAALQESFDRIRAEMEILLEELPHLDGPLILHLDQIDLSDLTLVGGKMANLGEVAANAGLTVPDGFAVTVSAYYRFMEYNGLQQELNRRIQATDMQSLDQVFSLAAALQKAVLMAPLPPELEEAITEAVENMRAKAGPGLKLALRSSAVGEDSLGVSFAGQYRSELNVPPEEACEVWKEIIASKYAVTAMSYRYQHGIPDDAAPMCVGVLAMVPAAAGGVAYSRDPVAASRGREQILLNAVSGLPQAVVDGAVTPDVFIFSRKIPPELIRKRLAGPEGTPPSLTDKQAAELAKVAIALETYYTEPQDVEWALDAEDGRIVVLQSRPLHAADSATEQSHTDHQRPGEEGSEAFALEDLPQGLKVLAAGGVAVSPGVGMGPVFVARKEADMLSFPKGGILVVERALPRWAPLLSRAAGLVSETGGMAGHLASVAREYRLPAVFSLPDACLLLDKADEATLDARRCAVFAGRQPQLVSIEAEPPNLMEGSPVHQRLQALSQLMVPLNLLDPDAPEFAPDHCRTLHDITRFCHEKSVRLMFEEEDADASRRMGKQLKAGVKLQYWVVDMGGGFRHRVSGPVVDLEVIASAPMLALWDGMVAVPWAGPPAASASGFMTVMLESTMRPELESTAPNAMANKNFFLISDNYMILQARYGYHFCTVESLAGEKSHENFVNFQFKGGAADRKRRQLRARMVADLLEQHGFRADVKDDSVFAVAEGYSAPETLMKTRLLGYLLIHTRQVDMVMLETERATALKNKMLADMEALSAKPLMGCTL; this is encoded by the coding sequence ATGGCTCTGCTCAAGTACTTGCAACGCTTGCTGGGGCGAGAGCAGCCCTCGGAGCCCGACCCGGCAGAACTGGCCCTTGAAGAGGAGCTGAAGGTTCGGCTGCGTGAACGTTGCGCGCGGTTTCGCCGCCTGCTCTCTGCCAATAAGCGTGCCCTTGAGGCGATGAGTGAGGTGGAAGACCGCCTCTCTGGCGCCAAACCCTTTGGTATGGACTATGTGCATGCCGTCAGCACACGCGCAGTTACTGCGGTTTTTCAGATGGTGCGTGACCTGAACGCCCTGTCCGACAATAGCTATGCCGCCTTGCAGGAATCTTTCGACCGCATTCGGGCCGAAATGGAGATCCTGCTGGAAGAATTGCCCCATCTGGATGGCCCGCTTATTCTGCACCTCGATCAGATTGATCTGAGCGATCTCACCCTTGTTGGCGGCAAGATGGCCAACCTTGGCGAGGTTGCCGCCAATGCCGGCCTCACCGTGCCGGATGGCTTTGCCGTGACCGTCAGCGCCTATTATCGGTTTATGGAGTATAATGGTCTGCAGCAGGAGCTGAACCGGCGCATTCAAGCCACGGATATGCAGAGCCTGGATCAGGTCTTCAGCCTTGCGGCCGCTTTGCAAAAAGCCGTGCTGATGGCTCCGTTGCCGCCAGAGCTTGAAGAAGCCATTACGGAAGCTGTAGAAAACATGCGTGCCAAGGCTGGCCCCGGGCTCAAGCTGGCCCTGCGCAGCAGTGCTGTGGGCGAGGATTCCCTTGGCGTCAGTTTTGCGGGGCAGTACAGGTCGGAACTTAACGTGCCGCCTGAAGAAGCCTGTGAAGTGTGGAAAGAAATCATCGCCAGCAAGTATGCGGTGACGGCCATGAGCTACCGATACCAACACGGCATTCCCGACGATGCTGCCCCCATGTGTGTCGGGGTGCTGGCTATGGTGCCCGCTGCTGCCGGGGGAGTGGCCTACAGTCGAGATCCCGTCGCCGCCAGTCGCGGGCGTGAGCAAATTCTTCTCAACGCTGTTTCCGGGTTGCCGCAGGCTGTTGTGGATGGCGCTGTTACCCCTGACGTATTTATTTTCAGCCGCAAAATTCCTCCTGAGCTTATTCGCAAGCGTCTGGCTGGGCCTGAGGGAACGCCGCCCAGTCTTACAGACAAACAGGCCGCTGAACTTGCCAAAGTAGCCATTGCGCTTGAGACCTACTATACCGAGCCACAGGATGTGGAGTGGGCTCTGGATGCGGAAGATGGCCGTATTGTGGTTTTGCAGAGCCGTCCTTTGCACGCGGCAGATTCAGCTACAGAGCAAAGTCATACTGATCATCAGCGACCCGGAGAAGAGGGAAGCGAAGCCTTTGCGCTTGAAGATCTGCCGCAAGGGCTCAAAGTGCTGGCGGCAGGCGGCGTTGCCGTAAGCCCCGGCGTGGGCATGGGGCCAGTTTTTGTGGCGCGTAAGGAAGCCGACATGCTTTCTTTTCCCAAGGGCGGCATTCTGGTTGTAGAGCGCGCCTTGCCCCGGTGGGCGCCGCTACTCTCGCGCGCGGCAGGGCTTGTGAGCGAAACTGGGGGCATGGCGGGCCATCTGGCGTCAGTGGCGCGGGAATATCGGCTTCCGGCTGTTTTCAGTTTGCCCGATGCCTGCTTGCTGTTAGATAAGGCTGATGAAGCCACGCTGGACGCGAGGCGGTGCGCTGTTTTTGCCGGGCGACAGCCGCAATTGGTGTCCATTGAAGCCGAGCCGCCCAATCTTATGGAGGGTAGCCCAGTGCATCAGCGCTTGCAGGCTCTAAGCCAGCTTATGGTGCCCCTCAATCTGCTGGACCCCGACGCACCAGAATTCGCCCCCGACCATTGCCGTACCTTGCACGACATCACCCGTTTCTGCCATGAAAAATCAGTTCGCCTCATGTTTGAAGAGGAAGACGCCGACGCCAGCAGGCGCATGGGCAAGCAGCTGAAGGCCGGAGTCAAACTGCAATACTGGGTCGTGGATATGGGGGGCGGTTTTCGGCATCGTGTGTCAGGTCCTGTGGTGGATCTGGAGGTCATTGCCAGTGCGCCCATGCTTGCCTTGTGGGACGGTATGGTGGCCGTACCCTGGGCTGGGCCGCCAGCGGCCAGCGCGTCCGGATTTATGACTGTGATGCTTGAAAGCACCATGCGGCCTGAGCTTGAAAGCACAGCACCCAACGCTATGGCCAACAAAAACTTCTTTCTTATCTCTGACAATTATATGATATTGCAGGCCCGGTACGGGTATCATTTCTGTACTGTGGAAAGCCTCGCTGGCGAAAAAAGCCACGAAAATTTTGTGAACTTTCAGTTCAAGGGCGGAGCGGCTGACCGCAAGCGCCGTCAGCTGCGAGCCCGTATGGTGGCAGACTTGCTTGAGCAGCATGGTTTTCGTGCGGATGTGAAGGACGACTCGGTTTTTGCAGTGGCTGAAGGCTACAGCGCGCCGGAAACGCTGATGAAAACACGCCTACTGGGGTATTTGCTCATCCATACGCGCCAAGTAGACATGGTTATGCTGGAAACAGAAAGGGCAACAGCCCTGAAAAACAAAATGCTGGCAGATATGGAAGCGTTGAGTGCAAAGCCGCTTATGGGGTGTACTCTCTAG
- a CDS encoding sensor histidine kinase: protein MSVAAPATHRGYKAIYRRLLVTLLLMALTPLVALGLFCIDRLSVIYDEKISASIEAVASSKHRALDTFMVERVAQIKNLAFTHPYTELSNPARLSEIFSVMQNNSRSFVDVGVIGMDGRHVSYVGPYDLSDNNYSDTPWFREVLRKGVYVSDVFMGYRNEPHFIIAVLRHEGGRSYILRATIDMDAVVALLRRVYSGPHSDAFLVNAQGELQTDSRYHGKSMDKFNVPLPDMTRKNVVTQYLKTPQGQEMLAAMMPLESMPWRLVVLDDVRESLRPLRQLKALIIFFVVLGSGLICMGADFCTRRLVASLEESDQKQAHIDARMLQSSKMAALGKMAAGVAHEVNNPLMLIQENAGWIRDLMEDEDSTSMKNYQEILESTEKIDQHVKRAKGITQRMLGFGRRMNPGRTEILINSLTDQAAEMLKTEATNRNISITREYDPHTPVILSDPAQLEQIFINIIDNAIDAIGKNGSLTIRTLAWKKGVRVLFTDTGPGMDQETMSRIFDPFFTTKKVGEGTGLGLAICYTILEKLGGRIEVQSQLGQGTTFSVTLPAEPPQLPPDDGLEPR from the coding sequence ATGTCCGTAGCAGCACCCGCAACCCACCGCGGCTACAAGGCTATCTACCGCCGATTACTGGTGACCCTGCTGCTCATGGCGCTTACGCCCTTGGTGGCCTTGGGGCTTTTTTGCATAGACAGGCTGAGCGTCATTTATGACGAAAAAATCAGCGCAAGTATTGAAGCTGTGGCCAGCAGCAAGCACCGTGCTCTGGATACCTTTATGGTTGAGCGTGTGGCGCAGATCAAGAATCTTGCCTTTACTCATCCCTATACCGAATTGAGCAATCCCGCGCGTTTGAGCGAAATTTTCAGCGTCATGCAGAACAACAGCCGCTCCTTTGTGGACGTTGGCGTTATCGGCATGGACGGGCGACACGTTTCCTATGTCGGGCCATATGACCTTAGCGACAACAACTACTCCGATACCCCCTGGTTCAGAGAGGTGTTGCGCAAGGGTGTGTATGTCAGCGATGTTTTCATGGGCTACAGAAATGAGCCGCATTTTATCATCGCCGTGCTGCGGCACGAGGGCGGACGCAGCTATATCCTGCGTGCCACCATTGATATGGACGCCGTGGTTGCTCTGTTGCGCCGCGTATATTCCGGCCCTCACAGTGATGCGTTTTTGGTCAATGCTCAGGGCGAACTGCAAACGGATTCCCGCTACCACGGCAAGAGCATGGACAAGTTCAACGTGCCTCTGCCGGACATGACGCGTAAAAACGTCGTTACCCAATACCTCAAAACGCCACAGGGTCAGGAAATGCTGGCGGCCATGATGCCGCTGGAATCCATGCCTTGGCGGCTTGTGGTGCTGGATGACGTGCGCGAGAGCCTGCGGCCCTTGCGCCAGCTCAAAGCTCTCATCATTTTCTTTGTGGTACTGGGCAGTGGGCTTATCTGCATGGGGGCAGATTTCTGTACCCGCAGGCTTGTGGCCTCGCTGGAGGAGTCAGACCAGAAGCAGGCGCATATTGATGCCCGCATGTTGCAGTCCAGCAAGATGGCGGCCTTGGGTAAAATGGCTGCGGGTGTTGCTCATGAAGTCAATAATCCCCTTATGCTCATACAGGAAAATGCTGGCTGGATTCGCGATCTGATGGAAGACGAAGATTCTACCAGTATGAAAAATTATCAGGAAATTCTTGAAAGCACAGAAAAAATTGACCAGCATGTAAAGCGCGCCAAGGGGATCACTCAACGCATGCTCGGCTTTGGCCGCCGCATGAATCCAGGCAGAACAGAAATTCTCATCAATTCTCTGACGGATCAGGCAGCGGAAATGCTCAAGACAGAGGCTACCAACCGCAATATTTCTATTACTAGAGAATATGATCCCCATACTCCGGTCATTTTGTCTGATCCAGCGCAACTCGAGCAAATATTTATCAATATTATCGACAATGCTATCGACGCCATCGGCAAAAACGGTTCTTTGACCATTCGCACACTTGCCTGGAAGAAGGGCGTTCGCGTACTATTCACCGATACTGGTCCCGGTATGGATCAGGAAACTATGAGCCGTATTTTTGACCCTTTCTTTACTACCAAGAAAGTTGGGGAAGGCACCGGGCTTGGTTTGGCTATCTGCTATACCATACTTGAAAAGTTGGGCGGCCGCATTGAGGTGCAGAGCCAGCTTGGGCAGGGCACCACATTCAGCGTCACCCTGCCTGCCGAACCGCCGCAACTGCCGCCAGACGACGGGTTGGAGCCCAGGTAG
- a CDS encoding FliI/YscN family ATPase, with translation MKLDPQACIKLLQASNPVRLYGKVNKVVGLVAEGSGLRAPLGAVCHMLPDEGGEGIAAEVVGFRDGNLLFMPYGDMRGIRPGSRIRNTSLPPVFPVGPELLGRAFDAFGTPLDAGPPVSTELYSSPLPMGENAKADFARQIEEQLPYVPEWAAVARQQWHPELAPIYADPPSPLQRPRITDILDVGVRSVNSLLTLGKGQRVGIMAGSGVGKSTLMGMMARYTRADVNVIALIGERGREVVEFMERDLGPEGMARSVLVIATSDQSPLVRMRAAYAATAVAEYFRDKSMDVLLMMDSVTRFAMAAREVGLAVGEPPTTKGYTPTVFAQLPKLLERAGRSAKGTITGIYTVLVDGDDFNEPIADAVRSILDGHIVLTRDLADQGHFPAIDVLRSISRLRSDICERQDVLAGRVVTRNMSTFRRVEDMVNIGAYARGTNAEIDAAITSMPAINDFLKQDVGDPQFLDQSMQQLRALAQLAEGAAAQQTAPGMPSGQNGVPPMRG, from the coding sequence ATGAAACTGGACCCGCAAGCCTGCATAAAACTGCTGCAAGCCAGCAATCCCGTGCGTCTTTACGGAAAGGTCAACAAGGTTGTTGGCCTTGTGGCTGAAGGCAGCGGCCTGCGCGCGCCCTTGGGCGCTGTATGCCACATGTTGCCCGATGAAGGCGGTGAAGGCATCGCAGCTGAGGTCGTGGGTTTTAGAGACGGCAACCTGCTCTTTATGCCCTATGGCGATATGCGGGGTATCCGGCCCGGCAGCCGCATCCGTAATACGAGCCTGCCGCCTGTTTTTCCCGTTGGGCCGGAACTTCTGGGACGGGCTTTTGACGCATTTGGCACGCCGCTGGATGCGGGGCCGCCTGTCAGCACGGAACTCTATTCTTCCCCTTTGCCAATGGGCGAAAATGCCAAGGCCGACTTTGCCCGTCAGATTGAAGAACAGTTGCCCTATGTGCCTGAATGGGCCGCTGTGGCCCGTCAGCAGTGGCATCCCGAGCTTGCCCCCATCTACGCAGACCCGCCGAGTCCCCTACAGCGTCCACGCATCACGGATATTCTTGACGTGGGCGTGCGCTCTGTCAACAGCCTGCTAACCCTTGGCAAGGGGCAGCGCGTGGGCATTATGGCTGGTTCCGGCGTGGGCAAGTCCACACTTATGGGTATGATGGCGCGTTACACGCGAGCCGACGTAAACGTCATTGCGCTCATAGGCGAGCGTGGCCGCGAAGTTGTGGAGTTTATGGAGCGTGACCTCGGCCCTGAAGGTATGGCGCGTTCCGTACTGGTTATCGCCACTTCCGACCAGTCGCCTCTGGTGCGCATGCGTGCGGCATATGCGGCGACAGCTGTTGCCGAGTATTTTCGTGATAAAAGCATGGACGTGCTGCTCATGATGGACTCTGTCACGCGTTTTGCTATGGCTGCGCGTGAAGTGGGCCTTGCCGTAGGCGAACCGCCCACCACAAAGGGCTATACACCTACAGTTTTCGCCCAGTTGCCCAAATTGCTTGAGCGGGCGGGGCGGTCTGCCAAGGGAACCATCACGGGCATTTATACAGTGCTGGTGGATGGCGACGACTTCAACGAACCTATTGCCGATGCTGTGCGGTCCATTCTGGACGGCCACATTGTGCTCACCCGCGATCTGGCTGACCAGGGGCATTTTCCCGCCATCGATGTATTGCGTTCCATCAGCCGACTTCGTTCAGATATCTGCGAACGGCAGGATGTTCTGGCAGGGCGGGTTGTTACGCGCAATATGAGCACGTTCCGGCGAGTTGAGGATATGGTTAACATAGGGGCTTACGCGCGAGGCACCAACGCGGAGATCGACGCAGCCATCACCAGTATGCCAGCCATTAACGATTTTCTGAAACAGGATGTCGGCGATCCGCAGTTTCTGGATCAGAGCATGCAACAATTGCGCGCCCTGGCGCAACTGGCCGAAGGCGCAGCAGCGCAGCAGACCGCGCCAGGCATGCCTTCCGGGCAGAACGGGGTGCCCCCCATGCGGGGCTAA